One genomic segment of Catalinimonas alkaloidigena includes these proteins:
- a CDS encoding sulfatase-like hydrolase/transferase: MNKNIRFFVMLAFLFVTLFATEGKGQQQDRPNILWIVSEDNSPLIGAYGDAFATTPNIDQLAKEGVLYENAFATAPVCAPSRSTLITGVYPTSMGTQHMRSTYPIPEMIQFYPRYLREAGYYTSNNVKKDYNTEDQPEAWDESSNQATYKNRKEGQPFFSIFNFTTSHESSIHDSLADLRHDPEQVPIPAYHPRTPEMKHDWAQYYDKVEDMDKQVGQVLQELEEAGLADNTIVFYYSDHGGVIGRSKRFMYESGLHIPLIIRFPEKYKHLAPANAGSRTDRLVTFVDFPPTILSLAGVPIPDYMQGKAFLGEQEDEPREYAYSFRGRMDERIDMVRSVRDKKYRYVRNFMPHKIYAQYIEYLWRAPSMKSWERAYKAGELNEVQSKFWETKPLEELYDVDADPDNVKNLADDPQHASVLKRMREANQDWMLDIRDVGFTPEAMMEEIAKTTTLYEFARSKDYPLKKIIKTIDMITEKDVKGITKQLSSNEPIVRYWAATACTIFGENASPAVPDLKGLVDDEEVSVRIAAAEALYHLGEKEVAVQTLNDALKVDNEMARVQAINVLETMEDDAKPTLSAVKALLPDNEDNRNYDVRAARRLVEKLEQ, encoded by the coding sequence ATGAACAAGAATATCCGTTTTTTTGTGATGCTGGCTTTTCTTTTTGTTACACTCTTTGCAACAGAAGGTAAGGGGCAACAGCAGGACAGACCAAACATTTTATGGATCGTTAGTGAGGATAACAGTCCGCTCATTGGCGCCTACGGCGATGCTTTTGCCACCACACCAAATATTGATCAACTGGCAAAAGAAGGAGTTTTGTATGAGAATGCCTTTGCTACGGCGCCGGTTTGTGCCCCTTCCCGCTCTACCCTTATCACTGGTGTGTATCCTACCAGCATGGGCACGCAGCATATGCGTAGTACTTATCCCATTCCGGAGATGATACAGTTTTATCCCAGGTACCTGCGCGAAGCCGGTTATTATACCAGCAACAATGTAAAAAAAGATTATAACACTGAGGATCAACCGGAAGCCTGGGATGAATCCAGCAATCAGGCGACATATAAAAACCGGAAGGAAGGCCAGCCTTTTTTTTCCATATTTAACTTTACCACTTCTCACGAAAGCTCAATCCATGACTCACTGGCTGATTTGCGTCATGATCCGGAGCAAGTACCTATCCCTGCTTACCATCCCCGTACGCCGGAGATGAAACATGACTGGGCACAGTACTACGACAAGGTGGAAGATATGGATAAGCAGGTAGGCCAGGTTTTGCAGGAGTTAGAAGAAGCAGGACTGGCTGACAATACCATTGTTTTTTATTATAGTGACCACGGTGGTGTGATAGGAAGGAGTAAGCGCTTTATGTACGAGTCGGGACTGCATATTCCTCTGATCATCCGTTTTCCTGAGAAGTACAAGCATCTGGCTCCCGCTAATGCCGGTAGCCGCACTGACAGGCTGGTGACCTTTGTGGATTTTCCTCCTACCATCCTTAGCCTGGCAGGCGTACCCATCCCTGATTATATGCAGGGTAAGGCATTTCTGGGTGAGCAGGAAGATGAACCTCGAGAGTATGCCTACAGCTTCAGAGGTAGAATGGATGAACGCATTGATATGGTGAGGTCAGTACGGGATAAAAAGTACCGCTACGTCCGTAATTTTATGCCGCATAAAATATATGCCCAGTATATTGAATACCTGTGGAGAGCACCCTCCATGAAATCCTGGGAAAGAGCCTATAAGGCAGGCGAGCTCAACGAAGTGCAGTCTAAATTCTGGGAGACCAAGCCGCTGGAAGAATTGTATGATGTAGATGCTGACCCGGATAATGTCAAGAACCTGGCCGACGATCCTCAGCATGCCTCAGTGCTGAAAAGAATGAGAGAAGCCAATCAGGACTGGATGCTGGACATTCGGGATGTGGGCTTTACCCCGGAAGCCATGATGGAAGAAATTGCTAAAACTACTACCCTCTACGAGTTTGCCCGAAGTAAGGACTATCCTTTGAAAAAGATCATCAAAACCATTGACATGATCACTGAAAAGGATGTGAAAGGCATTACAAAGCAACTGAGCTCCAATGAGCCGATTGTACGATACTGGGCGGCTACTGCCTGCACTATTTTCGGAGAGAATGCCTCCCCAGCAGTACCGGATTTGAAAGGTTTGGTGGATGATGAAGAAGTGTCTGTAAGAATTGCAGCCGCCGAGGCGCTTTATCATCTGGGAGAAAAGGAGGTTGCCGTACAAACGCTGAATGATGCGCTGAAAGTAGACAATGAAATGGCAAGAGTA
- a CDS encoding arylsulfatase: protein MKWNKNKSLSLYCLTLLALSIGCKQEKQSEETASTPPNIIFIMADDLGYADLGAYGQELIQTPNIDRLAREGVMFTQVYAGNTVCAPSRSVLMTGKHMGHTTVRGNSSPLVQSDENPQGRVPLLEEDVTVAELLKDAGYVTGMTGKWGLGEPGTTGIPTRQGFDEWFGYLNQRRAHNYYTDYLWKNEIKYPIPENEGGQEEIYSHDLFTDFALDFIETNKDTSFFLYIPYTIPHDEYEVPDTAPYNEKDWEENEIIYAAMVSRMDRDVGRIMQSLRDLKIDENTILFFCSDNGAAQRWEGRFDSSGNLRGRKRDMYEGGLRTPMIVHYPGQLQPRTDSSAVWYFADVLPTLTHIAGTQTPSEVDGINVWPAISGQESLPADRFLYWEFYERGFQRAVRWKDWKAILPGVGQQWELYNLEEDEGEENNIAAQHPEVINTIKDWVEDNTTESQYWSASTQ, encoded by the coding sequence ATGAAATGGAATAAGAATAAATCACTCAGCTTGTATTGCCTGACTCTGCTTGCTCTATCCATAGGTTGTAAGCAGGAAAAGCAAAGTGAAGAAACCGCCAGCACACCACCTAATATTATATTTATTATGGCCGATGATCTCGGCTATGCGGATCTGGGTGCTTATGGACAGGAACTGATACAAACACCCAATATAGATCGGCTGGCCCGTGAAGGAGTAATGTTTACCCAGGTGTATGCCGGAAACACAGTTTGTGCTCCTTCCCGCTCTGTGCTGATGACCGGCAAGCATATGGGCCATACCACGGTGAGAGGCAATAGCTCACCCCTAGTACAATCCGATGAAAATCCGCAGGGAAGAGTGCCTTTGTTGGAGGAGGATGTAACTGTGGCAGAACTGCTCAAAGATGCGGGCTACGTTACCGGTATGACCGGAAAATGGGGGTTGGGCGAACCCGGCACCACAGGTATTCCTACCCGGCAGGGTTTTGACGAATGGTTCGGCTATCTCAACCAGAGACGTGCTCATAATTATTACACCGATTATCTTTGGAAGAATGAGATAAAGTATCCCATTCCCGAAAATGAAGGCGGGCAAGAAGAGATTTATTCTCATGACCTGTTCACCGACTTTGCTTTAGATTTCATTGAAACCAATAAAGATACCTCTTTCTTCCTCTACATTCCCTACACTATTCCTCATGACGAATATGAAGTGCCGGATACAGCTCCATACAATGAAAAAGACTGGGAAGAAAATGAGATCATCTATGCGGCTATGGTAAGCCGTATGGACAGGGACGTGGGGCGTATCATGCAATCCCTCAGAGATCTGAAGATAGATGAAAACACCATCCTATTCTTTTGTTCAGACAATGGTGCGGCACAGCGCTGGGAAGGCAGGTTTGACAGCTCAGGCAATCTCAGAGGCAGAAAGCGCGATATGTACGAAGGAGGCCTCCGTACCCCTATGATCGTACACTATCCCGGACAGCTCCAGCCCCGAACCGACAGCAGTGCGGTTTGGTATTTTGCGGATGTGTTACCCACACTTACTCACATCGCCGGAACCCAAACCCCTTCCGAGGTGGATGGGATCAACGTATGGCCTGCGATTAGTGGACAGGAATCTTTACCTGCTGACCGCTTCTTATACTGGGAGTTTTATGAAAGAGGTTTTCAGCGAGCGGTGAGGTGGAAAGACTGGAAAGCCATACTTCCGGGAGTAGGGCAGCAGTGGGAACTGTATAATCTGGAGGAAGATGAGGGAGAAGAAAACAACATAGCAGCTCAGCATCCTGAGGTAATCAATACCATCAAGGATTGGGTAGAAGACAATACCACAGAGAGTCAGTACTGGTCTGCGAGCACACAATAA